The following coding sequences are from one Triticum aestivum cultivar Chinese Spring chromosome 5A, IWGSC CS RefSeq v2.1, whole genome shotgun sequence window:
- the LOC123103152 gene encoding uncharacterized protein isoform X2: protein MPMSGSQTQSSDYELLASQPDAQCLVCTRPFTLDTEVTNSFEALAICRECKATVLNDSQRDVTTSTSQQRRQRRRRSRTASLESNEDAFSQQFSQLINLARQGHEADIDSPTVVRQLASYNSTPNQSQRWHASDDESDGLSYADSVFDELESNISFGDYGGESDASLGQHSMMGREITIQLDNESYMNTDTDIDPMNAGMDLWDSDDQEDEDVQLEESDFDEAVDAMQQHQQQSRGIGPSELTGWESEDGVWTWRSQRANMTNLMADMEGPDVRTPFVGNPGDYADARQFEMILEQFAEDDSSRRGAPPAATSFIGNLPSLVISTSHEADGAVICPVCKDPMPLRTRAKQLPCMHLYHSSCILPWLSSRNTCPVCRYELPTDDPESERSERAATNERDVLGVEEHTHLQEIGEEGSDEPGAEETQDMFNDAVEVTNTSEHGVHVAEQSNRACAHRRWLFIAVAPASEDSRCLQTPVHLMLEI from the exons ATGCCCATGTCTGGCAGTCAGACACAATCTAGCGACTATGAGCTTCTTGCCAGCCAACCCGATGCTCAATGCCTAGTTTGCACGAGACCTTTTACTTTGGATACTGAGGTGACCAATAGCTTTGAAGCTTTAGCTATATGCAGGGAATGCAAGGCTACTGTGCTTAATGATAGTCAAAGAGATGTAACAACCAGCACTAGTCAGCAAAGACGACAAAGAAGGCGGAGATCTAGGACTGCAAGTCTTGAATCTAATGAGGATGCATTCTCACAGCAGTTTTCCCAACTGATCAACTTAGCTAGACAGGGCCATGAAGCAGATATTGATTCTCCGACCGTTGTGCGACAGCTGGCATCTTATAATTCTACACCGAACCAGTCCCAAAGGTGGCATGCTTCAGATGATGAGAGTGACGGTCTCAGTTATGCTGATTCTGTGTTTGACGAGCTTGAATCAAACATCAGTTTTGGGGACTATGGCGGGGAGTCAGATGCTTCTCTAGGTCAACATAGCATGATGGGAAGGGAGATTACCATTCAACTTGACAACGAGAGTTACATGAATACCGATACAGATATTGATCCCATGAATGCTGGAATGGACCTGTGGGATTCAGATGACCAAGAGGATGAAGATGTGCAGTTGGAAGAATCTGATTTTGATGAAGCAGTTGATGCCATGCAGCAGCACCAGCAGCAATCACGTGGCATTGGCCCCAGTGAATTGACTGGGTGGGAGTCTGAAGATGGGGTATGGACTTGGAGAAGTCAAAGAGCAAATATGACCAACTTGATGGCAGACATGGAAGGGCCAGATGTCAGGACACCTTTTGTTGGGAATCCTGGTGATTATGCTGATGCAAGACAGTTTGAGATGATTCTTGAACAATTTGCTGAGGACGACAGTTCCAGAAGAGGAGCTCCACCTGCAGCGACCTCTTTCATTGGAAATCTTCCCTCTCTGGTTATCTCCACAAGCCATGAGGCAGATGGCGCTGTGATCTGTCCAGTCTGCAAAGACCCGATGCCTCTCAGAACTAGAGCAAAACAGCTACCATGCATGCATCTATATCATTCGTCATGCATCTTGCCGTGGCTTAGTTCCAGGAATACATGCCCAGTTTGCCGATATGAACTTCCTACAGATGATCCAGAATCCGAGAGGTCCGAGCGAGCTGCAACAAATGAAAGAGATGTCCTTGGGGTGGAGGAACACACCCATCTGCAGGAAATTGGTGAAGAAGGTTCTGATGAACCTGGGGCTGAAGAAACTCAGGACATGTTTAATGATGCAGTGGAAGTGACTAATACAAGTGAACATGGTGTTCATGTTGCTGAGCAGTCAAACAGAGCATGTGCCCACCGTCGATGGCTGTTTATTGCAGTTGCCCCAGCA TCTGAAGACTCAAGATGCCTCCAGACTCCAGTTCACCTTATGTTAGAAATTTAA
- the LOC123103152 gene encoding uncharacterized protein isoform X1, giving the protein MPMSGSQTQSSDYELLASQPDAQCLVCTRPFTLDTEVTNSFEALAICRECKATVLNDSQRDVTTSTSQQRRQRRRRSRTASLESNEDAFSQQFSQLINLARQGHEADIDSPTVVRQLASYNSTPNQSQRWHASDDESDGLSYADSVFDELESNISFGDYGGESDASLGQHSMMGREITIQLDNESYMNTDTDIDPMNAGMDLWDSDDQEDEDVQLEESDFDEAVDAMQQHQQQSRGIGPSELTGWESEDGVWTWRSQRANMTNLMADMEGPDVRTPFVGNPGDYADARQFEMILEQFAEDDSSRRGAPPAATSFIGNLPSLVISTSHEADGAVICPVCKDPMPLRTRAKQLPCMHLYHSSCILPWLSSRNTCPVCRYELPTDDPESERSERAATNERDVLGVEEHTHLQEIGEEGSDEPGAEETQDMFNDAVEVTNTSEHGVHVAEQSNRACAHRRWLFIAVAPAVSFVGLALVLCFANPTSSGRRRLCRGSQSASAALVDTKRSWWSMF; this is encoded by the coding sequence ATGCCCATGTCTGGCAGTCAGACACAATCTAGCGACTATGAGCTTCTTGCCAGCCAACCCGATGCTCAATGCCTAGTTTGCACGAGACCTTTTACTTTGGATACTGAGGTGACCAATAGCTTTGAAGCTTTAGCTATATGCAGGGAATGCAAGGCTACTGTGCTTAATGATAGTCAAAGAGATGTAACAACCAGCACTAGTCAGCAAAGACGACAAAGAAGGCGGAGATCTAGGACTGCAAGTCTTGAATCTAATGAGGATGCATTCTCACAGCAGTTTTCCCAACTGATCAACTTAGCTAGACAGGGCCATGAAGCAGATATTGATTCTCCGACCGTTGTGCGACAGCTGGCATCTTATAATTCTACACCGAACCAGTCCCAAAGGTGGCATGCTTCAGATGATGAGAGTGACGGTCTCAGTTATGCTGATTCTGTGTTTGACGAGCTTGAATCAAACATCAGTTTTGGGGACTATGGCGGGGAGTCAGATGCTTCTCTAGGTCAACATAGCATGATGGGAAGGGAGATTACCATTCAACTTGACAACGAGAGTTACATGAATACCGATACAGATATTGATCCCATGAATGCTGGAATGGACCTGTGGGATTCAGATGACCAAGAGGATGAAGATGTGCAGTTGGAAGAATCTGATTTTGATGAAGCAGTTGATGCCATGCAGCAGCACCAGCAGCAATCACGTGGCATTGGCCCCAGTGAATTGACTGGGTGGGAGTCTGAAGATGGGGTATGGACTTGGAGAAGTCAAAGAGCAAATATGACCAACTTGATGGCAGACATGGAAGGGCCAGATGTCAGGACACCTTTTGTTGGGAATCCTGGTGATTATGCTGATGCAAGACAGTTTGAGATGATTCTTGAACAATTTGCTGAGGACGACAGTTCCAGAAGAGGAGCTCCACCTGCAGCGACCTCTTTCATTGGAAATCTTCCCTCTCTGGTTATCTCCACAAGCCATGAGGCAGATGGCGCTGTGATCTGTCCAGTCTGCAAAGACCCGATGCCTCTCAGAACTAGAGCAAAACAGCTACCATGCATGCATCTATATCATTCGTCATGCATCTTGCCGTGGCTTAGTTCCAGGAATACATGCCCAGTTTGCCGATATGAACTTCCTACAGATGATCCAGAATCCGAGAGGTCCGAGCGAGCTGCAACAAATGAAAGAGATGTCCTTGGGGTGGAGGAACACACCCATCTGCAGGAAATTGGTGAAGAAGGTTCTGATGAACCTGGGGCTGAAGAAACTCAGGACATGTTTAATGATGCAGTGGAAGTGACTAATACAAGTGAACATGGTGTTCATGTTGCTGAGCAGTCAAACAGAGCATGTGCCCACCGTCGATGGCTGTTTATTGCAGTTGCCCCAGCAGTAAGCTTTGTCGGTTTAGCTCTGGTTTTGTGCTTTGCAAATCCTACTAGTAGTGGTAGAAGGCGACTGTGTCGTGGATCCCAGAGTGCCTCTGCAGCACTTGTAGACACAAAAAGAAGTTGGTGGTCCATGTTCTAG
- the LOC123103154 gene encoding acetyltransferase NSI yields the protein MAAGVNRLPPRLTTLAVFSSPTPSPFGPNKRVARPRLRPPPISISMDPALVDPAHLQALMLACAHSCAIRLSPPEAAARPEPVDIRKLRTAVAHSFLVVSVFCGTRFLEEDDGGDDRRFMGLELDLGLGRRGEQRLVGFGRAVSDMGLTASVHDVVVHPSVQRRGIGRKILEKITRVLHSRGIYDISALCTGKERPFFQACGFGDDAMGATTMMYTRNLYK from the exons ATGGCCGCCGGCGTGAACAGGCTTCCGCCCCGTCTCACCACGCTTGCGGTCTTCTCCTCGCCGACACCGAGCCCCTTCGGCCCCAACAAGCGCGTCGCCAGGCCCAGGCTCAGGCCCCCGCCGATCTCCATCTCCATGGACCCGGCCCTCGTCGACCCGGCCCACCTCCAGGCGCTCATGCTCGCCTGCGCGCACTCCTGCGCCATCCGCCTCTCCCCGCCGGAAGCCGCCGCGCGGCCGGAGCCCGTCGACATCCGCAAGCTCCGCACCGCCGTGGCGCACAGCTTCCTGGTCGTGTCCGTCTTCTGCGGGACCAGGTTCCTGGAGGAGGACGACGGAGGAGACGACCGGCGCTTCATGGGCCTGGAGCTCGacctcgggctcgggcggcggggggAGCAGCGGCTCGTCGGGTTCGGACGGGCCGTCTCCGACATGGGGCTCACCGCCTCCGTCCATGACGTCGTG GTTCATCCATCAGTGCAGAGGAGAGGAATTGGGCGCAAAATACTTGAAAAAATTACAAG GGTACTCCATAGCAGAGGTATTTATGACATTTCTGCATTATGCACAGGAAAGGAGAG GCCATTTTTTCAAGCATGTGGATTCGGTGATGATGCAATGGGTGCCACAACGATGATGTACACTAGAAACTTGTACAAATAG
- the LOC123103153 gene encoding bifunctional epoxide hydrolase 2, with the protein MLTLLSLRPPPPAVANILPSAAAAQSRPPLLRARRTAGPPPPSAAAAEFPAGSVPGSGTQMPPRRRRLVAGIDQDELLDPDALADPDSSFYEFNGVRVHHKVCAHGEDEDSGGQSSGSAVARSQAGLPIVLLHGFGASVFSWSRVMRPLARIAGAKVLAFDRPAFGLTSRTRRSGDDTKPLNPYSMAFSAMATLAFIDQLGPGKAVLVGHSAGCLVAVEAYFEAPELVVALVLVAPAIFAPRKGEKENSVGEQEGADKKDSDDNNAAPNPFARIWRGFLGMCMWLAGLVLKLVMAVQDTVRALSSKLLVAFLRSSLAASLVRLIMDKFGVTGVRNAWYDPSKVTDHVIQGYTKPLRSKGWETALLEYTISMITDSSPKSRVPVSKRLSEISCPVLVVTGDTDRLVPASNAERLARAIPGAAFEVIKNCGHLPQEERAEEFLSVVERFLQRAFGTPDEHVFQAAV; encoded by the exons ATGCTGACGCTCCTCTCCCTCCGAcccccgccgcccgccgtcgcaaacattctcccctccgccgccgccgcgcagagCCGTCCTCCACTGCTCCGCGCTCGCCGCACGGCCGGTCCTCCCCCGccttcagccgccgccgccgagttccCTGCCG GATCGGTTCCGGGCAGCGGTACGCagatgccgccgcgccgccgccggctcgTGGCCGGCATCGACCAGGACGAGCTCCTCGACCCGGACGCGCTCGCGGATCCTGACAGCAGCTTCTACGAGTTCAACGGCGTCAGGGTCCACCACAAGGTATGCGCCCATGGCGAGGACGAGGATTCGGGCGGCcagtcctcgggctccgccgtcgcCAGGAGTCAGGCCGGGCTGCCCATAGTGCTGCTTCACGGCTTCGGCGCGTCGGTGTTCTCCTGGAGCCGCGTCATGCGGCCACTCGCCCGCATCGCCGGCGCCAAGGTCCTCGCCTTCGACCGGCCGGCGTTTGGCCTGACTTCCCGGACCAGACGGTCCGGCGATGACACCAAGCCTCTCAACCCTTACTCCATGGCCTTCTCGGCCATGGCCACACTGGCATTCATAGACCAACTCGGCCCCGGGAAGGCCGTCCTTGTTGG GCACTCTGCCGGCTGCCTCGTTGCAGTGGAGGCGTACTTCGAGGCGCCTGAGCTGGTGGTGGCGCTAGTGCTGGTTGCACCGGCGATTTTCGCGCCGAGGAAGGGTGAGAAAGAGAACAGCGTAGGGGAGCAGGAAGGGGCAGACAAGAAGGATTCTGATGATAACAATGCAGCACCAAATCCATTTGCTAGGATATGGAGAGGGTTTCTTGGCATGTGTATGTGGCTTGCAGGGCTTGTTCTGAAGTTGGTCATGGCAGTGCAGGATACGGTCAGAGCTTTGTCTTCTAAGCTTCTTGTGGCTTTTCTACGCTCTTCATTGGCGGCGAGTCTG GTGAGATTGATCATGGATAAATTCGGCGTAACGGGCGTTCGTAATGCATGGTATGACCCAAGCAAAGTAACTGATCATGTTATTCAAGGCTACACCAAG CCACTAAGATCCAAGGGATGGGAGACAGCTCTCTTGGAGTACACTATATCCATGATTACAGATTCTTCACCAAAGTCAAGAGTGCCAGTCTCGAAGAGGCTCTCTGAGATCTCATGCCCAG TGCTAGTGGTGACTGGCGACACAGACCGCCTTGTTCCAGCTTCGAATGCTGAACGCCTAGCACGTGCGATTCCTGGCGCGGCATTTGAGGTGATCAAGAATTGTGGGCACTTGCCCCAGGAGGAACGAGCTGAAGAATTCCTTTCAGTCGTCGAACGGTTCCTACAGAGAGCATTTGGAACTCCAGATGAGCATGTGTTCCAAGCAGCTGTATGA